One genomic segment of Kiritimatiella glycovorans includes these proteins:
- a CDS encoding prephenate dehydrogenase, giving the protein MADVALMGLGLMGASLGMALRGRAGRRVSAYARREATRTTALDRGVADEVFADPADAVREAGLVVYCVPITAIPELVRASLPGLRGDAVLTDVGSTKSWLQRILAPVLPEEGPVFVGSHPLCGSERQGLEAAREDLYEDAATLITPVPDAAPEAVERVRDMWISAGSTVHLLDPGEHDRIVARTSHLPHLVAAALARTAGREPEKAAYSGTGFRDTTRVAAGSPEVWRDILTTNREAVAAEVGAAREELDALSRLLADGAEDDLERWLRTAAERRAAVLALNTRAPSGKQPAE; this is encoded by the coding sequence GTGGCCGATGTCGCGCTTATGGGACTGGGATTGATGGGGGCCTCGCTGGGCATGGCGCTGCGCGGTCGGGCAGGGCGGCGGGTCTCGGCGTACGCCCGGCGTGAAGCGACCCGCACGACGGCGCTGGATCGCGGGGTGGCGGACGAGGTGTTCGCCGACCCCGCCGACGCGGTGCGCGAGGCCGGGCTGGTCGTATACTGCGTCCCCATCACGGCCATCCCCGAGCTGGTCCGGGCGAGCCTGCCCGGGTTGCGCGGAGATGCCGTGCTGACCGACGTGGGCAGCACCAAGAGCTGGCTGCAGCGGATCCTCGCGCCGGTGCTCCCGGAAGAGGGTCCCGTCTTTGTGGGCAGCCACCCGCTCTGCGGCTCCGAGCGACAGGGGCTGGAGGCGGCGAGGGAAGACCTGTACGAAGACGCCGCGACGCTCATAACGCCGGTTCCGGACGCCGCGCCGGAGGCCGTGGAGCGCGTCAGGGATATGTGGATCTCCGCCGGTTCGACGGTGCACCTGCTCGACCCCGGGGAACACGACCGGATCGTGGCCCGTACCAGTCACCTGCCGCACCTGGTCGCCGCCGCGCTCGCGCGGACCGCAGGCCGTGAGCCGGAGAAGGCCGCCTACTCCGGGACCGGGTTCCGCGACACCACCCGCGTCGCCGCCGGTTCGCCCGAGGTCTGGCGGGACATCCTCACGACCAACCGCGAAGCGGTGGCGGCCGAGGTCGGGGCCGCGCGCGAGGAACTGGACGCACTGAGCCGCCTGCTCGCCGACGGCGCGGAAGACGACCTCGAACGCTGGCTGCGCACCGCGGCCGAACGGCGCGCGGCGGTGCTCGCCCTGAACACCCGCGCGCCGTCCGGGAAACAGCCGGCCGAATGA
- the aroA gene encoding 3-phosphoshikimate 1-carboxyvinyltransferase — protein sequence MNRAIDAAGPLQGRLSAPGDKSISHRAALLAAVAEGVTTVEGYLFADDCCATLNAVSVLGARVRRDGDRLEIEGTGGALSEPDRELDLGNSGTGARLLAGLLAARPFETVVTGDASLRRRPMSRIRDPLERMGAAVELTPPGDTLPMRIRGGGLEAIEYALPVASAQVKSCVLLAGLFARGTTCVLEPRPCRDHTERLLAYLGADIRVDGDTIELEGPASGGPRLRARPIVVPGDISSAAFWLVAAAARPGAEVTIEGVGLNPRRSGILDVLRRMGAEIEITEREAEGEPLGDILVRGRTLNGTEVAGAEIPNVIDELPLIAAAGALAEGRTEIRDAEELRVKESDRISAMTAHLRAFGAQVDEREDGMSIAGGARLQTPDAPLPGYGDHRIAMASAVLAAACGIPAEIADVGCVDTSYPQFWEHFAALGGSTRGIEVNP from the coding sequence ATGAACAGAGCGATCGATGCGGCAGGACCCCTGCAGGGAAGGCTGAGCGCGCCGGGCGACAAGAGCATCTCGCACCGTGCGGCGCTGCTGGCCGCGGTCGCGGAGGGTGTGACGACCGTCGAAGGCTATCTTTTCGCCGACGACTGCTGCGCGACCCTTAACGCCGTCTCGGTGCTGGGCGCCCGGGTCCGGCGTGACGGCGACCGGCTGGAGATCGAGGGCACCGGAGGGGCGCTCTCCGAGCCGGACCGCGAACTCGACCTCGGCAATTCGGGGACCGGCGCCCGCCTGCTGGCCGGCCTGCTGGCGGCCCGGCCGTTCGAGACGGTGGTGACCGGCGACGCCTCGCTGCGGCGGCGTCCGATGAGCCGCATCCGCGATCCGCTGGAGCGGATGGGTGCGGCGGTCGAACTGACCCCGCCGGGCGACACGCTCCCGATGCGCATCCGGGGCGGGGGGCTGGAGGCCATTGAATACGCGCTGCCCGTCGCGTCCGCCCAGGTCAAGTCTTGCGTGCTGCTCGCGGGCCTGTTTGCCCGCGGCACGACCTGCGTGCTGGAACCCCGTCCCTGCCGAGATCATACGGAACGTCTGCTGGCCTACCTGGGCGCGGACATCCGCGTGGACGGCGACACCATCGAACTCGAAGGTCCGGCGTCCGGGGGCCCCCGGCTCCGGGCGCGGCCGATCGTGGTCCCCGGTGATATCTCCTCGGCGGCATTCTGGCTGGTCGCCGCGGCCGCCCGGCCGGGCGCGGAGGTGACGATCGAGGGGGTCGGACTGAATCCGCGGCGCTCCGGTATCCTCGACGTGCTGCGCAGGATGGGCGCGGAGATTGAAATCACGGAGCGCGAGGCGGAAGGCGAACCGCTCGGCGACATCCTCGTCCGGGGCCGGACGCTGAACGGCACGGAGGTGGCCGGCGCGGAGATCCCGAATGTCATCGATGAACTCCCGCTGATCGCGGCGGCCGGGGCGCTGGCGGAGGGTCGGACGGAGATCCGCGACGCGGAAGAGTTGCGGGTGAAGGAGAGCGACCGGATCAGTGCGATGACGGCCCATCTGCGCGCCTTCGGCGCGCAGGTCGACGAACGCGAGGACGGCATGAGCATCGCGGGCGGAGCCCGGCTCCAGACCCCCGATGCTCCGCTCCCCGGCTACGGCGATCACCGGATCGCCATGGCGTCCGCGGTGCTCGCCGCGGCGTGCGGCATCCCCGCCGAGATCGCCGACGTCGGCTGCGTCGACACCTCGTATCCTCAGTTCTGGGAGCACTTTGCCGCACTCGGCGGCTCAACCCGCGGGATCGAGGTGAACCCATGA
- the cmk gene encoding (d)CMP kinase — MIHAMPIIAIDGPAASGKSTVARKTAMELQFLYVDSGSLYRGVTWSALEAGADPADARQIMRVVRRSDWRFFVEEGAVRFSVDGRRPGDALRGPEVRAHVSDIAAVTAVRRWVNRRLRRLRRLGPLVMEGRDIGSVVFPRTPLKFFLNASPEARAQRRAKELLARGEEGEAHRVLEELEQRDQRDSTRRAAPLRVPRGAIEIDNTALSVQEEVETILRRVHEGTGIEYEPWCRPGVYFFSRALFCGFLRCWNAFRASGAEHVPQRGGCIIAANHASFLDPPVLGSGVKGRVVHFMARHTLFKPGFPKWWMESVGVIAVKRGEADRAALKSAISCLKAGAVIGMFPEGTRTRDGKLQEPRGGVGFIAARSGVPVVPAYISGTRQAYPRGAKGIRPKPVRIRYGAPIPPAELKPDKRGKEGYAEVGRKVMARIAELAPPDA; from the coding sequence ATGATTCATGCCATGCCGATCATTGCGATCGACGGCCCCGCGGCCTCGGGCAAATCCACCGTGGCGCGGAAGACGGCTATGGAGCTTCAGTTCCTGTACGTCGATTCCGGTTCGCTCTATCGCGGGGTCACCTGGTCGGCCCTGGAGGCGGGGGCCGATCCCGCGGACGCCCGGCAGATCATGCGTGTGGTCCGGCGCTCCGACTGGCGTTTTTTTGTCGAAGAGGGCGCCGTGCGGTTTTCCGTCGACGGGCGGCGGCCCGGCGATGCGCTGCGGGGCCCGGAGGTCCGCGCGCACGTCTCGGACATTGCCGCCGTGACCGCCGTGCGGCGCTGGGTCAACCGGCGCCTGCGCCGTCTCCGGCGGCTGGGTCCGCTGGTGATGGAAGGGCGGGACATCGGCAGCGTCGTGTTTCCGCGGACACCGCTGAAGTTTTTTCTCAACGCCAGCCCCGAGGCGCGGGCGCAGCGCAGGGCGAAGGAGCTGCTCGCGCGGGGAGAAGAGGGCGAGGCCCACCGGGTTCTCGAGGAACTGGAGCAGCGGGATCAGCGCGACAGCACCCGGCGCGCCGCCCCGCTGCGCGTACCCCGGGGCGCGATCGAGATCGACAACACCGCCCTCAGCGTGCAGGAGGAAGTCGAGACCATCCTGCGGCGGGTCCACGAGGGGACGGGGATCGAATACGAACCCTGGTGCCGGCCGGGCGTCTATTTTTTCAGCCGGGCGCTCTTCTGCGGGTTCCTCCGCTGCTGGAACGCGTTCCGGGCGAGCGGGGCGGAGCATGTACCGCAGCGCGGCGGATGCATTATCGCCGCCAACCACGCGAGCTTTCTCGACCCGCCCGTACTCGGCAGCGGCGTGAAGGGCCGGGTGGTCCACTTCATGGCGCGTCACACCCTGTTCAAACCCGGCTTTCCGAAGTGGTGGATGGAGTCGGTGGGCGTGATCGCGGTCAAGCGGGGCGAAGCCGACCGCGCCGCGCTCAAGTCGGCCATCTCCTGCCTGAAGGCGGGGGCCGTGATCGGGATGTTCCCCGAGGGCACGCGCACGCGCGACGGGAAACTCCAGGAGCCGCGGGGCGGGGTCGGGTTTATCGCCGCCCGCAGCGGAGTACCGGTCGTGCCGGCCTATATCTCCGGCACCCGGCAGGCCTACCCGCGCGGCGCGAAGGGGATCCGTCCGAAACCGGTGCGGATACGGTACGGCGCACCGATCCCGCCGGCCGAACTCAAGCCGGATAAACGCGGCAAAGAGGGCTATGCGGAGGTCGGACGCAAGGTGATGGCGCGGATCGCCGAACTCGCGCCCCCGGATGCCTGA